From the Syngnathus typhle isolate RoL2023-S1 ecotype Sweden linkage group LG22, RoL_Styp_1.0, whole genome shotgun sequence genome, the window TCTTCCGGGTCCGGATACGGCCGGCGGCAAGTGCAGTACTCTCCGAAGAAGTTGTGACTGTATTTATTCAAGCTGTTGACGTCATCCTTGTCCTAGCTCGCGTAACAAACACACCATCAGCATATTGGAGGACGAGCGTGAGAGGGGAGGACGAAAAGCGTTTCGCGACTCACGTGAAAGAGTTTACACGGCGCGTCCGCAAACTTGCCATTTCCGCAGTCACAGCGGAAATTCCTGAACACAACATGGTCCTTCAGTCATCCGCCAAGCGAGGGGCTTTAAGGTTCGGTCACCTTTTGGTGTAGAGCTCAAACAGGTTGTGACCTTCGTGACACTTGTAGGAACACGCCAAACACATGCCAGCTGCTTGTCCTCCTTTCGGGGTGCATGTGCCGCAAGCGTACAGGGCCTGACGCTTCACATagccctgcacacacacacacacacacgccaagcTTTTCAAGTAATTGCATCCATATTTCAGGACAAGACTGCATTGCTACACATTACCTGAGGATACGAGCAGTGGTCCGAGTCACTTCCAGCCAACACGGCGGAcgcttcttcttccagctcTTCATCTTCCTGCAGGACGTCCACCAGAGAAACAGTCTGCTCCTCTGACATTTTGGCCACCTTGTTTTCGAGTGGAGAatttgagaaggaaaaaaaaaaaagatgtgacaAATCTAGAAGATGGTCGCACACCACTCTCAAGTCGTTACTACTCTGTCCAACGTTTTGTTGTTCCGTCATCTTGATCACATGCATGTTTACGCTCTGCAAATTGCAATACCAGAATGATCCGAATGACTAAACCTTTGAATATTATATGGATGGAAATAAAGCACCCTAGTCGTAGTTACCATGTCAAGCACTCGATAGTGTACGCGTCGCTAGTTAGTTAGCTTCCCAGTGAACGATCAAGCTGCATGAGCTAAAACGGCCATAAGAGAATATAAAAACGGTCTTACCGATGGAAGTCTAGTGTTAGAAGTAACAGTGAATCAGTGCGACAAAACAATCGCTCATTTGTCCTGCGAGATTCGCACACGGAGGAAATGTGCTGTCCGATAGTGTTGgttcgtgagtgaacgattcgttcaaggGAACGAatttcttttcagtgaacgaatcacttcctaaagttattttttcagttcatatgacttcaaccagtaggtgtcgggaatgcgcattgaagctggtgccggTACACGATATGAAGTAAAttacgggattttttttttacctcgtctAATACGTATCAAGCATACGAGCTGGTGTTTTAGAaccgtttgaacgaatcttttgagtgaactgattcagttcacttaaaagaattggaatgcacatcactccACCATAGACATTACTTGTAGCTAGAATAAGGTTTCACGACGTACGCCATGTTGGATGTCTCAATGTTACTTTGTAAGCCCGTAGAGGCAAAAATGTTTACGTTCATGTGCTGCAGGCCTGTATGGTGATACTATGAATGTGGTGCTGAATACAAAATTGAAATTCTAAATGCGTATCAAACATGCTGTCTGAGAGTCGCTCGGGCATGGTTTGTGTATATTTGACGTCTATGATATGCCGAGTTCCGGTAACAACATCCGGTTTACTTCCGCaatttaataaatataatatttaatataaatataaatgtttgtttacagatGATAATAGTGCGGGCAATTAGTATATATTGAATTTAGAACGCGTTATAAATATGAAACGGGGCgtgaaattttattttgtgaaCTTTACAAATACCGTACGATGCGTGATGACGTAGTCAAAATGGCAGCTACCGCAATTACAGCAGAGCTGAAATTCAGAGACGGTCGAGCTCCGAAAGTGGAGCAAATAAACGTCCCAGTCGAGAACACGCTCCCGTCTTTAATCACAGGGCTTCACAAAATGAGCGAGAACGTCTCACGGATTCTCAGCGAGCTCGTAGACAAGGAAAAAGTCGCTGCAGGCTGCGCAGCTGGTAAGCACCCAGAACGCAAACTGCTCCAACGCAAAATAACAATAAGGCTCCAAAATGATTGTGCATTTGGGGAATGTTTGGCCGGATTGATCGATTAACCTGCAGATAATAATTTTCATGCACGTTGTTCAATTGTCGCTCTGCTGCAGATGACGAAGAAGCCTGCGAAGACGACGACAGCGACGATGAAGGCGAAAAAGAACCCAAGTCGGAGCCTCACCCGCCTGCGAAAAGATCCAAAACGTGATGAGTCCAACAGAGCATCATGTAATTTCCAACACCATAgagataactttttttttacactaaaaGGGTCAATAAAAACTTGAAACAATACATTTCCTTTAttgtacatgtttgtttttttattattattttccaatATAATTCGACCGCGTCTTAACTAAACTAAAAATGCAAAACCCTGTTTTCCATTGACTAGTTTGGCGAGAGGATGCTGAGGAGGACAAAATTGACATGACCGACACGGAtgcgggatggatggatggagggagggagggggcggggcctgtTATCATGTGTGCCAGATGGTTAAACAATTACAGCCTTGATGATGAGGTGAAAGGGCAAGTGGGGCCTAATGGAGGTTGTTAAGACATCATGATGAAATGGAATGACCTTGTTTTTCTGCTCAAATGTCATGAGCAACTCCATTTTTTGTGTAAAACGCTCCATTGGCAGTATACCCTCACGTATTTGAGAATTTCTCTGGGTTTAAAGATATCTCTACATTTATGCCCTTTTTGAATGAATGATGTCACCTTTCAAGCCAGCATCTTGCTAACGTTGGAAGTCTTCCCAATCGAGTTAAAACGGGAACACGAAAAGCTGAAGGCTTCCTAATGGAACTCCTGATTTGGACACTAACGACCCGTGACATGAGAACATCGGCGGGACTCTGAAGGCTTCGGACCTCGGCGCCGTTTCGCGCTCCGACGCCGAGCGGCGATGGAACGGCTCCGCCCCCAGAGGGGCGGCGTCTTGCCCGCGTGACATCACTGCGGCGAGCCCGTCGCCTCATCAAACCTAAAGGCGGTCTGTCGTTTGGCGCTGCCGATGCGCTCGGGCAGTTCTGGGAAAGTGATGGGGGGGGCGCCGGCTTATTTTGATGTTAACACCGTAATAACAGGGAAATAACGCGCTAGGGGCGGGACACTTTTGGCTACCGCGGGGTCCCGCCAGTGATAATGGGAGGTGGGGGAGACGACTGGGATCTTATCAGCGTTTTGCAGAGGGTCGCCTGACTTTGATTGGACAAAGACGCCAGCTTTATCAGCGAAAGCCACGCGCCACAGCAGATCTGCCACCAAAAACCCTTTCAATGGTCCTCGGCAAAGGGCAAAAACCTGGACCAGGACATAGAGCCAGCGTCCCGTGAAGGGGATCCGGAAGTTGGCCGGACATCGGTGACCTTCAGGTGAGACAGTTAGTGCTTCTACGAAGCCGTCCAGGATTTAAGCGTGTGTGGTTGCCAGGGCGACGGAAGACGGGGAATCGGCACTGGGAGAGCGTCGCAGTGGCGTCCAGGTGAGACGGAGGCAGATTGCACatttgagagggggggggggggctcccgAGGGACACTGCGCATCTAAATGCTCATGATGGGGTCTTGGGGATGGAGCaaaagcgggacaaaaaaaaaaagcttaactgTAGACAGCATTTTGTTCTCTTGTGTTTGCTCTTCCAAAATTGACAAAACACTCTTGTCCAACACTCTagattttcttccactttgattTGTTCTTAGGCCTTCTGATCTTCTCGACGCTCTTACCTTCTCTTACTTCAGGACTGGTAGCGATGCTTTCGGCCGCCGCGCAGATCCTGGCGTTCGTCCTGGCGCTGCTGGGCACGCTGGGCGCCACGGTGGCCACGCTGCTTCCCAACTGGCAGGTGAGCATCAGGGTGTGGTCCAGCATGGTGGCCCCCATGTGGCACACGCGGGGGCTGTGGATGGACTGCGTCTGGTACGGGGCGGGCGTCTTCAGCTGCACCACCAACAAGTCCCCGCCGCTGGCGCTGCCCCCTTACCTGCAGACCACCCGGGCCGCCATGGTCCTGTCCTGCGTGCTGGCCGCCTTCGGTCTGTGCTTGGCCTCTCTTGGGCTCCGCTGCACCCGTTGGGGAGGCGGCCAACGAGCCAAGGGGCGCACGGCCGTGACGGCGGGGGGCTGCTTCGTCCTGGCCGCCGCCTTGTGCCTGGGCCCCGCGTCCTGGTTCACGTCCGAGGTCGTGGCCGCCTTCATGAGCGCCCGGCAAGCCGACGGTAGCAAATACCAGCCCGGCGGGGCGCTCTGCGTCACCTTCGTCTCCGCCGGCTTCCTCTTGGCGGCAGGCGTCATCTTTTGCTTGTCCTGTCCGGGGTCGGCCTCGCAGGACTACCCGACCCCCACGGAGATGGCGCCGACCCGGGCGGAGAGGTGGCGTCCGCAAAGGGTCGGCAGGGAAAAATCTCCCGTCGCCTCCGAGCGGGATGTGAAGGACAGTTACAGCCGGCAGGAATACGTCTGACCTTCTCGCCTTCATGTGACTGAGAAGAGAAGAAGGTATTCTAGTAACCAAAGCCATCCTGATCCGGCGAGCCTGCATGCCGACTCCGCTCCATCTTTTCCCGGCGGCCCAGCGGGGCACCAGCGAGGCAGCGCAGCGTGGAGGACCATAATCATGCTCTTAGCTTTCCATTATCTCCACGATGCGCCTCggtgcacacacgcatgcacatgcGCAGCTGTATGAAGTCATTGAATGTAATGGCGAATGTCTTCTGACCTGCTCTGGGCCTCAATCACTTTGTCTTAAAACGTGCTTTACCTCTGAAAAGGTCAAGTCCTAAAGATGCGACGTCTTTTAAGAACCTTTACCAACACAACCCTTATGCAAATTTCATATTTCCTTAATTGCTTTTGTAATCAATTCATTTCATATTCACCCAACAGATTGTCATTTTATAACGACAGCACAACTGGGCCTGCAGTTTCACTTAATTGTtgaataaaatcaaatcaattcCTAGCTCAGCAGTATTTTTCGGTCTTTTCGATGGATTGCAATGGCCACACTAGACAACGTCATCAAAGCATCGTTTTAATGTTTTTCTCATTTTACATCATTTAAAAGATTGTGCAGAGGGGAGCGACGGCGAGTGATTAtttgttgttaaaaaaatgtttttggtgcAAATAGCAAGTGCAGTTAGCCGGCGGACATCCAGACAGGAAGTGGTGCTTTGCCCACCTCGCCGTGATGACGTCACATCAGTCGGGCGTCCATCAGCGACAGGTCGCCTGTCACTTGCAGTCGCGTTATGCTCGTCAGGCGCTGAACTCGGTATTTGTAGTCCAGCTGGTGGACGCCGTTGACGGCCACGCGGAACGAGTCCACGTCGCAGCGGATGAtgatctgaaaaaaaaacaagacggcGGGTGTCAACAAGACGGCGGGTGTCAACAACACGGCGGTCGTTGATCGT encodes:
- the LOC133146859 gene encoding claudin-20-like, which encodes MLSAAAQILAFVLALLGTLGATVATLLPNWQVSIRVWSSMVAPMWHTRGLWMDCVWYGAGVFSCTTNKSPPLALPPYLQTTRAAMVLSCVLAAFGLCLASLGLRCTRWGGGQRAKGRTAVTAGGCFVLAAALCLGPASWFTSEVVAAFMSARQADGSKYQPGGALCVTFVSAGFLLAAGVIFCLSCPGSASQDYPTPTEMAPTRAERWRPQRVGREKSPVASERDVKDSYSRQEYV